The DNA segment CGTTGACCTCCGGGAATCTGGGCTCCGTGCATTGCGGCGGCCGGTGGCAGGTAGCCCTCTGGGCCGGGCAGCACTTTATATGCTTCCATGCGCATACCTCCTTTGGTGGTTGACACAAGACAATAACCGCCGGAATGGATTCGCTCAAGTAAAATTTTTACTCGGGACGCATAATCTGCTCAAGACCCACTTCGCACCTGTTGCCCCACCCGGCTAGGAACTCCTCGTCTCTAAGGACGCAGACGATCTCGCAGTTGTTCGGGCAGCGACCGCACTCGAGGCCGGTTGTCTTGAACGACATCGAGCGGATCGAGAAGTCGAAGTCGTCCTCAAGGCCCGAAGCCTTGGCCAATAGCGCGATTCCGAGGGCCCCCATCAAGTGACCGCAATCGTCGACCAGGATGTCGTGACCCGTGGCGTCGGCGAAAGCCTTGACCACGCCCACGTTCTTGCTCACCCCGCCCTGGAAGACGATTGGGGCCTCGATCTTCTTGCCCTTGCCCACGTTGTTGAGGTAGTTGCTCACGATGGCGTTACACAGACCAGCGACGATGTCTTCGATTGCGTAACCCATCTGCGCCTTGTGCACCAAGTCGGATTCGGCGAACACGGTGCATCTACCGGCGATCTTGGTGGGGCGCTCGGCACGCAAAGCGTAATCGCCGAACTCCTCGACCTGAATGCCCAGCCTTTTGGCCTGCGAGGAGAGGAAGGAGCCCGTACCCGCGGCACAGAGCGTGTTCATGGCGTAGTCCACCGGGATCCCGTCGCGCAGGATGATGATCTTGCTGTCCTGGCCGCCGATCTCGAAGATGGTGCGCACGTCGGGGTGCAACGAGAGCGTTCCCATCGCATGCGCCGTGATCTCGTTCTTGATGGCCTGTGCGCCGAGGATCGCTCCGATGAGCTCCCTGGCAGAGCCAGTGGTGCCGACGGCCACGATGTTAGCCTCGGTGCCGGAGAGGTCCTCCTCCAGCTGGGTCAGCAGACGCTTGACCGCCCCGATCGGGTTGCCCTCCGTCCAAAGGTATGAACTGGCGAGGATGTTGCCTTCCTCGGTGACCACGACGCCTTTGGTCGAGATCGATCCGATATCGATTCCAAGATAGCTCTTAAGCACTTACG comes from the Actinomycetota bacterium genome and includes:
- a CDS encoding acyl-CoA dehydratase activase, giving the protein MLKSYLGIDIGSISTKGVVVTEEGNILASSYLWTEGNPIGAVKRLLTQLEEDLSGTEANIVAVGTTGSARELIGAILGAQAIKNEITAHAMGTLSLHPDVRTIFEIGGQDSKIIILRDGIPVDYAMNTLCAAGTGSFLSSQAKRLGIQVEEFGDYALRAERPTKIAGRCTVFAESDLVHKAQMGYAIEDIVAGLCNAIVSNYLNNVGKGKKIEAPIVFQGGVSKNVGVVKAFADATGHDILVDDCGHLMGALGIALLAKASGLEDDFDFSIRSMSFKTTGLECGRCPNNCEIVCVLRDEEFLAGWGNRCEVGLEQIMRPE